The following are encoded together in the Bacillus carboniphilus genome:
- a CDS encoding ABC transporter permease — protein sequence MYKYIIRRILIFIPMLIALTIIVFGLVRAAPGDPFTGRILDPNIDPEVFEQQKTAAGLNDPLPVQYFRWVSNAVQGDFGKSFIYKGREVSDLIGDRIQNTIYLGAFSLFITIIVSIPIGIYSARKPYSLLDYGATTFGFLGLAIPNFFFGLVAIYFFSIHLGWFPSQGSVSANGLEGFELILNKLHHLVLPGLTLGLAGTATYMRYMRSEVLDVLGKDFIRTAKAKGMTSRNVLYKHTLRNALIPIITLMGFEIGVLLSGAVITEGVFQYPGLGTLFLTSIGNRDYPVIMAINLLLGFFILLGNLLADIFYSIVDPRIRYD from the coding sequence ATGTACAAATATATCATTCGGCGCATTCTTATCTTTATACCTATGTTAATCGCTTTAACGATTATCGTATTTGGATTGGTACGAGCTGCACCCGGGGACCCATTTACAGGAAGAATATTAGATCCAAATATTGATCCTGAAGTGTTCGAACAACAGAAGACTGCTGCTGGATTAAACGACCCTCTTCCTGTCCAATATTTCCGCTGGGTATCCAATGCAGTTCAAGGTGACTTCGGTAAATCATTTATTTATAAGGGGCGTGAAGTCTCTGATTTAATTGGTGATCGAATTCAGAACACCATATATTTAGGTGCATTTTCACTTTTCATTACAATCATCGTATCTATTCCTATTGGAATATACTCCGCTAGAAAGCCATATTCATTACTCGATTACGGGGCAACGACGTTTGGCTTCCTTGGATTGGCTATTCCAAACTTCTTCTTTGGATTAGTTGCTATTTACTTCTTCTCAATTCACTTGGGATGGTTCCCATCACAGGGGTCTGTATCCGCAAATGGCTTAGAGGGGTTTGAGTTAATATTGAACAAACTTCATCACCTTGTGTTACCTGGACTTACACTCGGTTTGGCAGGGACGGCAACGTATATGCGCTATATGCGTTCAGAAGTTTTAGATGTTTTAGGGAAAGATTTTATTCGAACAGCAAAGGCAAAAGGAATGACCAGCCGAAATGTACTGTATAAACACACACTTCGGAATGCTTTAATTCCTATTATCACTTTAATGGGCTTCGAAATTGGAGTTCTTTTAAGTGGGGCCGTTATTACCGAAGGTGTATTCCAATACCCAGGTTTAGGAACGCTTTTCCTTACCTCTATAGGTAACCGAGATTACCCAGTCATTATGGCGATCAATTTACTACTAGGCTTCTTTATTCTACTTGGGAATTTATTAGCCGATATCTTTTACAGTATCGTCGATCCAAGAATCCGCTACGATTGA
- a CDS encoding peptide-binding protein: MNILKKKHWLLMLVFVLLLGVLAACNKDSADGDKKPDDTNQQENNNDTDGDTDGDATSDGPQKGGTIVGAMDTAPTGLFNPIFYQEAYEANILDFTHEGLLSQDENLGFIPNLAKSWTFNDDQTAVTLELEEGVKWHDGEDFTAEDVVFTYKMIASPGYTEAGGVRQDYVVRLKGYEAFNSGETTEFEGVVADGDYKVTFYFTEPNVTALKDVAFPIIPEHVFKDIPIAEIPEAGPSRNPGEVVGTGPFKFSDMIDGEQYILERNADYWQGEPYLDSIVWRVVDQAVILGLLENGEIDFVADPNGFQPADYETVAAMDHIQIIEQPDFGYQLMGLIHNHRTAEDNQSGAINPDNWVPNEDLAVAEVRQAIAYAINRQGIIDGLLYGKGSVINAPIATQFWAYDGENPNQYPYDPAKAAELLDAAGFVDTDGDGFRENADGEEWVLNLNYPTGNQLRERSAPIIEEMLEEVGINIELKQPMEMAAYVPELTNNTDWDLYLLGWSLGTGDPDPSGLWKSTAGYNFGRWYNPEADQLLEDALTPPDAFDQDYRTQVYSDWQVMFQEDLPAVILYAQNSLWGYNKRIQGMEPLPYSLHNDPHLWWVNDN, from the coding sequence GTGAATATTTTGAAAAAGAAACATTGGTTACTTATGCTAGTTTTCGTTCTTCTTCTAGGAGTACTTGCTGCATGTAACAAGGACTCTGCAGATGGGGATAAGAAACCAGATGACACAAATCAACAGGAAAATAATAATGATACCGATGGTGATACTGATGGTGATGCAACATCAGATGGCCCTCAAAAAGGTGGAACAATCGTAGGTGCGATGGATACGGCTCCTACAGGATTATTTAATCCAATCTTCTATCAAGAAGCGTATGAAGCAAATATCCTAGACTTTACTCACGAAGGATTACTATCACAAGATGAAAATCTTGGATTCATTCCAAACTTAGCAAAGTCATGGACATTTAATGATGACCAAACTGCTGTAACCCTTGAATTAGAAGAAGGTGTTAAGTGGCACGATGGTGAAGATTTCACGGCTGAAGACGTAGTGTTTACTTATAAGATGATTGCTAGCCCTGGATATACTGAGGCTGGTGGGGTTCGTCAAGACTATGTTGTAAGACTAAAAGGTTACGAGGCATTTAACAGTGGGGAAACAACTGAATTTGAAGGTGTTGTAGCTGATGGTGATTACAAGGTTACATTCTACTTCACTGAGCCTAACGTAACAGCATTAAAAGATGTTGCATTCCCAATTATTCCAGAACATGTTTTCAAAGATATTCCAATAGCAGAAATTCCAGAAGCTGGTCCATCTAGAAATCCAGGAGAAGTTGTTGGTACTGGTCCATTCAAATTCTCTGACATGATTGATGGAGAGCAGTATATTCTTGAAAGAAATGCAGATTACTGGCAAGGTGAGCCATACCTAGACAGCATTGTATGGCGTGTAGTTGACCAAGCGGTCATCTTGGGTCTACTTGAAAACGGAGAAATTGACTTCGTTGCAGATCCAAATGGATTCCAACCAGCTGACTATGAAACTGTAGCGGCTATGGATCATATTCAAATCATTGAACAACCAGACTTTGGTTATCAGTTAATGGGTCTAATCCATAATCACAGAACAGCTGAAGATAATCAATCAGGTGCTATTAACCCTGATAACTGGGTGCCAAATGAAGATTTAGCTGTTGCAGAAGTAAGACAGGCAATTGCATATGCAATTAACCGACAAGGTATCATCGACGGTTTATTATATGGTAAAGGATCTGTTATCAATGCCCCAATCGCTACACAATTCTGGGCATATGATGGCGAAAATCCAAACCAATACCCATATGATCCTGCAAAAGCTGCAGAATTGTTAGATGCTGCTGGATTTGTTGATACAGACGGTGATGGTTTCCGTGAAAATGCAGATGGAGAAGAGTGGGTATTAAACCTAAACTATCCAACTGGAAACCAATTACGTGAACGTTCTGCACCAATCATTGAGGAAATGTTAGAAGAAGTAGGAATTAACATCGAACTTAAACAACCAATGGAAATGGCTGCTTACGTTCCAGAACTTACAAACAATACGGATTGGGACCTTTACTTACTAGGATGGAGCTTAGGAACTGGAGATCCAGATCCGAGTGGGCTTTGGAAATCTACAGCAGGTTATAACTTCGGACGTTGGTATAACCCTGAAGCAGACCAGCTGTTAGAAGATGCATTAACACCACCAGATGCATTTGACCAAGACTACCGTACACAAGTATATAGCGACTGGCAAGTAATGTTCCAAGAAGACCTTCCAGCTGTTATCCTATATGCACAAAACAGCCTATGGGGCTATAACAAGCGTATTCAAGGTATGGAACCACTACCATACTCGCTACACAACGATCCACATCTATGGTGGGTTAATGACAACTAA
- a CDS encoding dipeptide ABC transporter ATP-binding protein, whose translation MSLLEKDLTQQQNDQDYIVQAKNLKKYFPIKGGILKRTVGHVKAVDDVSLNVIRGETLGVVGESGSGKSTLGRVILRLLDPTEGQIFFEDNDISNLGNRKLRPIRRDMQIVFQDPFASLNSKMSVSQLIEEPLIVQTNMSKKERYEKTISLLEKVGLRPEDRLKYPHEFSGGQRQRISIARALALNPKFVICDEPVSALDVSIQAQVLNLMADLQEEFNLTYLFIAHDLSVVKHISDRVAVMYLGRIAEIAPKNSIYENPLHPYTQALLSSVPSTDIHNKREKIILKGDLPSPSNPPSGCSFRTRCPLAHERCSIDRPELTDMGNGHFVACHLYDK comes from the coding sequence ATGTCTTTACTAGAAAAGGACCTAACCCAACAGCAAAATGATCAAGATTATATTGTCCAGGCAAAAAATTTAAAAAAGTACTTCCCAATTAAGGGTGGAATATTAAAACGAACCGTTGGCCATGTTAAAGCCGTTGATGATGTATCACTTAATGTTATTCGAGGCGAAACATTAGGCGTTGTAGGAGAATCAGGTTCAGGGAAGTCAACTCTAGGCAGAGTTATTCTAAGATTACTAGATCCAACAGAGGGTCAGATATTTTTTGAAGACAATGACATATCTAATCTGGGGAATAGAAAGCTTCGTCCGATTCGTCGGGATATGCAAATTGTATTCCAAGATCCATTTGCTTCACTAAATTCCAAGATGAGTGTCTCACAACTAATTGAGGAGCCGTTGATCGTCCAGACCAATATGTCAAAGAAAGAACGATATGAAAAGACTATTAGTCTATTAGAAAAAGTAGGACTTAGACCAGAAGACCGACTTAAATATCCACATGAGTTTTCTGGGGGACAAAGACAAAGAATTAGTATTGCAAGGGCACTAGCCTTAAATCCTAAGTTTGTTATTTGTGATGAACCAGTGTCTGCACTAGACGTTTCCATTCAGGCTCAGGTTTTAAACTTAATGGCAGACCTTCAAGAAGAGTTTAACTTAACTTATTTATTTATTGCTCATGATTTGAGTGTTGTAAAACATATCAGTGACCGAGTGGCCGTCATGTACTTAGGCCGTATCGCTGAAATAGCTCCTAAGAATTCCATCTATGAAAATCCATTACATCCTTACACACAAGCATTACTTTCTTCCGTACCATCTACAGACATACATAATAAAAGGGAAAAGATTATCTTAAAGGGGGATTTACCGAGTCCTTCTAACCCGCCAAGTGGTTGTTCGTTTAGAACACGTTGTCCACTTGCACATGAGCGTTGTTCCATAGACCGTCCGGAACTAACAGATATGGGAAATGGCCACTTTGTGGCTTGTCATCTATATGATAAATAA